The DNA sequence GCGCCGCGGGACGGCTTTGGCGGGTGTCAGGCCGGCTGCGTCGCCGAGGCGATCCGCTCGGCGCGCAGCGCCTCGTACCAGCGGTCGTCGGTGGGCGGCAGGGCGTTCACATCGAGGGCCAGCTTCAGCAGCAGGTCCGCGATCTGCGGGTTGCGGGCCATCACGGGACCGTGCATGTACGTCCCGAACACCGTGTCGTTGTAGGCGCCTTCGGTGCCGTCGCCGGTGCCGTTGCCCCGCCCGATGACCGTCCGCGCGAACGGGCGGGCGGTCGGGCCGAGGTGGGTGATGCCCTGGTGGTTCTCGAAGCCGGTGAGCTGCGGCAGGCCGAACTGCGGGTCGATGTCCGCGAGCACGTCGCCCACGCAGCGCTCGCCCTCGCCGCGGGTGGAGATCACGTCGATCAGCCCGAGGCCCGGCTCGCGCTCGCCGAGGTCGTTGATGAACTCGTGGCCGAGGATCTGGTACCCGGCGCACACCGAGAAGATGATCGCGCCGTTCGACGCCGCCCGGCTCAGGCCGCCGTCGCGGCGCAGCCGCTCGGCCGCGAGGCGCTGCGGGCGGTCCTCGCCGCCGCCGATCAGGTAGATGTCCCCGGAGGTGGGCACCGGCTGGTCGCTGCGCACGTCGATCCGCATCACGTCGAGGCCGCGCTGCCGCGCGCGGCGCTCCACGACGAGGGCGTTGCCCTGGTCGCCGTAGGTGCTGAGCAGGTCCGGGTAGACCCACACCAGACGGAGGCTGCTGTCACTCATTCTCATGGTCCTTTTCGTCCGTCCGCTGCTCAGTTGCCGACCCGGCGGCGCACGTCCTGGAAGGCGGTGTAGTTGGCGATGAGCTCGATCCGGCCGCCCGGCGCCGACTGCACGGCCTCGTCGACGCTCTCGCACACACGGAAGTCGAGGCCCGCGACCTCCAGGCGCACCGCCAGGTCGAGCCTGCGGTCGCCGATCACGTAGATCGGGTGGCCGGCGAGCCGGGTGTAGTCCACGTCCCACAGCCACGAGGTGTCGGTGCCGTCCGCGCCGCGGGCGTTGACGGAGAGGATGACCGGCGTCGGCGGCGGGTCGATCAGGGAGAAGGTCTCCAGCCAGCCGGCCGGGTTCTTCGCCAGCAGCAGCCGGACGTCCCGGCCGAGGAACGAGACCACGTCGTACCGGCCGGCCACGGCCTGCACCTGGTACATCCGCTCCAGCGCGACCTGCGGCGGCACCCCGAAGCAGGCGGCGACGGCGGCCGAGGTGGCGGCGTTGGCCCGGTTGGCGCGGCCGGGGAGCTGCAGGTGGATCGGCCAGGCGCTGCCGTGCGGGTCGAGGACGTGGTCCCCGCTGAGCACCCAGCTCGGCGCGGGGCGGCGGAAGCCGCACTCGCCGCAGAACCAGTCGTCCCCGGGGCGCTGCATCACACCGCCGCACGACGGGCAGGACCAGGCGTCGTCCTTCCACTCCTGTCCGGCGGCCACCCACACGACGTTGGGCGACGAGGAGGCGGCCCACACGACCAGCGGGTCGTCGGCGTTGGCGATGACGGTCGCCTTCGAGCCGGCGAGCCCCTCGCGCCACTTCTCGGCCAGCATCCGGGTCTCGGCCGCGCGGTCGAGCTGGTCGCGGGAGAGGTTGAGCAGCGCGATGGCCTTCGGCGTCACGTCGCGCGCGACTCCGGCGAGGTACTTCTCGTCCACCTCGATCACACCGAACCGGGCGTCCGAGCCGCCGGCCAGCGCCGAGGTGATGCCCGCGGGCATGTTGGCGCCGAGGGCGTTGGAGACGACCGGGCCGGCCGCGCGCAGCGCCTCGGCGATCAGCCGGGTGGTGGTGGTCTTGCCGTTGGTGGCCGACACGAGGACCACGTCCAGGTGCTGCGCGAGCCGCCCCAGCAGGTCGGGGTCGAGCTTCAGCGCCACCCGGCCGCCGATCACCGATCCGCTGCCGCGTCCGGCGGCACGCGACACCGCGGCCGCGGCCTTGCCCGCCGACACGGCCAGCTTGGCTCGCGGCGTCAGCTCCGAGTTGCCTGACATCGTCCTTGATCCTCCTTGCATCGGTCCGCACTCAGCCTATCGATGTCTTCTCCGGCCGCCGTACCGCGGCACCGTCCCAAAAGGCGGAGGTCACCCGGAACGTAGGCTGGCGCCATGCGAAACCGGCCGATCCCCGGCAGTTCCGGACTGGTCAGGCCCATGAGCCTGCTCGCCGATCCCGTGCTGCACGCCCCCTGCGAGCCCGTCACCGACTTCGGCGCCGGCCTCGCGCGCCTTGTCGAGGACATGTTCGCCACGATGTACGCGGCCCAGGGGGTCGGCCTCGCGGCGAACCAGGTCGGGGTGGGGCTGCGGGTCTTCGTCTACGACTGCCCGGACGACGAGGACGTCCGCCATCTCGGGCACGTGGTGAACCCGCGCCTGGTCGAGGCCGACGGATTCACCGTGCGCGGCCCCGAGGGCTGCCTCTCGCTGCCCGGGCTGGAGGCGCCCACCGAGCGGTTCGACCGCGCGGTCGTGGAGGGCGTCCGCACCGACGGCAGCCCGGTCAGGATCGAGGGCACCGGCTTCTTCGCGCGCTGCCTCCAGCACGAGTGCGACCATCTGGACGGCCTCGTCTACGCGGACCGCCTCTCCCCGCGCCGCCGCTCCCGGCTGGCCCGGGCGGCGGGCAAGTCCTCCTGGGCCACCCCGGAGCGGACGGCCCTGCTGCGGGAGGGCTGAGGGCGCCCGTGCGCCGGGCGGGCCGCGGCGGGCGGGGGCGGGCCGGGTCAGAAGCCCGGGCCGCCCTGCCGGTCGGGCGCGTCGAACAGGCGGCCGCACAGCAGGTCGGTCAGGCTCTCCACCAGCTCCGCCCGTGTGCAGGGGCGTTCGCCGAGCCACCAGTCACCGGCCGCGTGCATCATGCCGACGATCCCGTGGCCCCACATCCGGGCCACCATGTCGCCGGCGGGGCCGAGGTCGACGCGGTCGGCGACGACCTTGCCCAGCTCGTCGCCGAGGCGCCGCAGCAGGGGCGCCGAGTGCAGCCCGACGTCGAAGCCCTGTTCCGAGGCGTTCGGGGCGCCCTCGGCCGGGTGCATCAGGAAGCGGTACACCTGCGGGCGCGCCTCGATCGCCGCGAGGTAGGTGTCCAGCGTGCCGGCGACCCGCTCGCGCCGGTCGGCCGGGGCGTCGACGGCCACCTGCAGCGCCCGCAGCAGCGCGTCGGTGTGGCGCTTGGCGAGGGCGCGGTACAGTCCGCCCTTGTCGCCGAAGTGACGGTAGAGGATGGGCTTGGTGATGCCGGCCTCGGCGGCGATCGCGTTCATGGACGCCTGGGGACCGTCGCGGAGCACGACCCGGTCGGCCGCTTCGAGCAGCTCCCGGCGCCGGTCGTCCGCCGACCGCTGCTGCTGCGTGGTCTCCATGTCCGTGTCTCCCCGCCCTTGCGAATGCGTGACGCGCAAGGTAACACCCAACCTGCCGCGACCTGTCGTCCGGCCGTCTCGGTTGACAGGTGCTACTCATCGGTAACAGACTCTCGTTACCGCAAGTAACGCGCTGGTCGGCGCCATAGTGCTGGAGGGGACATGGCCGAGTTCACGCTCGATCTGAACGAGGACCAGAAGCAGGTCCGTGAGTGGCTGAACGGCTTCGCGAAGGACGTCATGCGCCCGGCCGCCGCCGAGTGGGACGAGCGCGAGGAGACGCCCTGGCCGGTGATCCAGGAGGCGGCGAAGCTCGGCATCTACTCCCTCGACTTCTACGCCCAGCAGTTCTTCGACCCCACCGGCCTCGGCATCCCGATGACGATGGAGGAGCTGTTCTGGGGCGACGCCGGCATCGCCCTGTCGATCGTCGGCACCGGCCTCGCGGCCGTCGGCGTCATCGCCAACGGCACCGACGAGCAGGTCGGCACCTGGATCCCGCAGATGTACGGCGACGCCGACGACGTCAAGGTCGCCGCCTTCTGCTCGTCCGAGCCCGACGCGGGCAGTGACGTCTCGGCCATGCGCACCCGCGCCGTCTACGACGAGGCCAAGGACGAGTGGGTGATCAACGGCACCAAGACCTGGGCCACCAACGGCGGCATCGCCAATGTCCACGTCGTCGTCGCCTCCGTCGACCCGGAGCTCGGCTCCAAGGGGCACGCCTCCTTCATCGTGCCGCCCGCCACCCCCGGACTGTCCCAGGGCCAGAAGTTCAAGAAGCACGGCATCCGCGCCTCGCACACCGCCGAGGTCGTCCTGGAGAACGTCCGGGTGCCCGGCCACTGCCTGCTCGGCGGCAAGGAGAAGCTCGACGAGCGCCTGGCGCGGGCGCGCGAGCGCGCCAGGACGGGCGGCGAGCGGGTCAAGAACGCGGCCATGGCCACCTTCGAGGCGTCCCGCCCGGCCGTCGGCGCCATGGCCGTCGGCACGGCCCGCGCCGCCTACGAGGAGGCCCTGGAGTACGCGAAGACCCGTGAGCAGTTCGGCCGCCCGATCATCGACAACCAGGGCGTCGCCTTCCAGCTCGCCGACATGCGCACCCAGATCGACGCGGCCCGGCTGCTGGTCTGGCGCGCCTCCTGGATGGCCACCGCCGGCAAGCCGTTCACCTCGGCCGAGGGCTCCATGTCCAAGCTGTTCGCCAGCGAGACGGCCAAGAAGGTCACCGCGCAGGCCATCCAGATCCTCGGCGGCAACGGCTACACCCGGGAGTACCCCGTCGAGCGCATGCACCGCGACGCGGCCATCTACACGATCTTCGAGGGGACGAGCGAGATCCAGCGCCTGGTCATCGCCCGCACCCTGGCGGGCATGCCCATCCGCTGACCCGCCCACCGCACGCACCGGGCGCCGGTCCCCGAGGGGGGACCGGCGCCCGGTGCGTACGCGCGCTCAGGCGGCCAGCAGCGCCTCGACGGCCGCCACGACCTCCGGCGCCTCCGGCTCCGTGCGCGGACGGAAGCGGGTCACCTCGCCCTGCGGGGAGATCAGGAACTTCTCGAAGTTCCACTGCACGTCACCGGCCTCGCCGCCGCCGTCCGCCGTCCGCGTCAGCTCCGCGTACAGCGGGTGCCGGTCCGCCCCGTTCACCTCGGTCTTCTCCAGCAGCGGGAACGTCACCCCGTAGGTTGCCGAGCAGAACTCCGCGATCTCCTCCGAGGTGCCGGGCTCCTGGCCCATGAACTGGTTGCACGGCACGCCGACCACGGTGAGGCCCTTGTCGCCGTACGTCTTCTGGAGCCGCTCCAGCCCCTCGTACTGCGGCGTCAGACCGCAGCGGGACGCCACGTTGACCACCAGGACCGCCTTGCCCCGGTGCTCGGCCAGCGTCGTCGCGGTGCCGTCCAGGGTGCGCAGCGGGATGTCGAAGAGGGACATGGAGAACTCCTTGGGAATCGTGTCGGGGTGTGAACGGACGTGCGGCGGCGCCGCGGGCGGCCGTCAGGGCAGCCGGCGGAACAGGCCCTCCTGGACGACCGAGACCAGCAGCCTGCCCTCGCGGTCGTAGATCCGGCCCCGGGCCAGGCCCCGGCCGCCGGTGGCGATCGGCGACTCCTGGTCGTACAGGAACCACTCGTCGGCGCGGAACGGCCGGTGGAACCACATCGCGTGGTCCAGCGACGCCATGTCGAAGCCGCGCGGACCCCACAGCGGCTCCACCGGGATGCGCACCGCGTCCAGCAGGGTCATGTCGCTGGCGTAGGTCAGCGCGCAGGTGTGCACCAGCGGGTCGTCGCCCAGCGGGGCCACCGCCCGCATCCACACCGCGCTGCGCGGCTCCGCGTCCTCGACCTCCTCGCGGGTCCACCGCAGCCGGTCGACGTAGCGGATGTCGAACGCCATCCGCCGCGCCATCCGGTCCAGCGACTCGGGCAGCGCCCCCAGGTGCTCCTTGATCTCCTGTGCCACCGGCGGCAGCTCGTCGGGCCCCGGGAAGTCCAGCCGCGGCGGGAGCTGGTGCTCGATGCTCTCCGGTTCCGGGAGGTGGAACGACGCCGTCAGGTTGAAGATCGTCCGGCCCGCCTGCACGGCGGTGACCCGCCGGGTGGTGAACGACCGGCCGTCGCGCACCCGCTCGACCTGGTAGACGATCGGCACCCCGGGGATCCCCGGCCGCAGGAAGTACGCGTGCAGCGAGTGCACCGGGCGACCGCCGTCCGTGGTCCGCCCGGCGGCGACCAGCGCCTGGCCCGCGACCTGCCCGCCGAAGACGCGCTGGAGCGACTCGTCGGGGCTGTGCCCCCGGAAGATGTTCACCTCGATCCGCTCCAGGTCGAGCAGATCCACCAGCCGTTCGGCCGGGTTCGTCATGGCAGTCCTCTCACTGCGGAAGGGCGGGTGGACGGGACACGGGCGGGCGTCCGCTCAGAGCTGGCCCACCGAGGTGACCCGCACGACCGCCCGGCCCTCCTCGTCGGACGCGGCGAGGTCGACCTCCGCGCTGATGCCCCAGTCGTGGTCGCCGGCCGGGTCGGCGAACGTCTGCCGCACCCGCCACAGGCCGTGCGCCTGGTCCTCCTCGATGGAGATCAGCTTCGGGCCGCGCGCGTCCGGCCCGGTGCCGAGGTCGTCGTGCTCGTCCCAGTAGGCGTCCATGGCCTCGCCCCACGCGTCCGCGTCCCAGCCGGTCGCGGCGTCCAGCTCGCCCAGCGCCCCGACCTTGTCGAGCGCCGCCAGCTCCACCCGGCGGAACATCGCGTTGCGCACCAGTACCCGGAACGCGCGCGCGTTGGCCGTGACCGGCTTGACCTGGTCGGCCTTCTCCTGGGCCTGCTCCGCCGTCTCCACCTCCGGGTTGGCGAGCTGCTCCCACTCGTCCAGCAGGCTGGAGTCGACCTGGCGGACCATCTCGCCCAGCCAGGCGATCAGGTCCTGGAGGTCGTCCGACTTCAGGTCGTCCGGGATGGTGTGGTCCAGCGCCTTGTACGCGCCCGCCAGATAGCGCAGCACGATGCCCTCGGTGCGGGCCAGCTCGTAGAACGAGGTGAACTCCGTGAACGACAGGGCCCGTTCGTACATGTCACGGATGACCGACTTCGGCGACACCGGGTGGTCGCCCACCCAGGGATGCGACGTCCGGTAGAGGTTGTAGGCGTGCCACAGCAGCTCCTCCAGCGGCTTCGGGTACGAGATCTCCTGGAGCCGCTCCATCCGCTCCTCGTACTCGACCCCGTCCGCCTTCATCGCGCCGACCGCCTCGCCGCGCGCCTTGTTCTGCTGGGCGGCGAGGATCTGACGGGGATCGTCCAGCGTCGACTCGACCACCGAGACCATGTCCAGCGCGTACGAGGGGGACTCCGGGTCCAGCAGGTCGAAGGCGGCCAGGGCGAACGTGGACAGCGCCTGGTTCAGCGCGAAGTCCTGCTGGAAGTCGACCGTCAGCCGCACGATCCGGCCCTGGGCGTCCGGGGTGTCCAGCCGCTCCACGATCCCGCCGTCCAGCAGCGAGCGGTAGATCGCGATGGCCCGCCGGATGTGCCGGAGCTGCTGCCTGCGCGGCTCGTGGTTGTCCTCCAGCAGCCGGCGCATGGCGTCGAAGGCGTTGCCCGGCCGGGCGATCACCGACAGCAGCATCGCGTGGGTGACCTTGAAGCGCGAGGTCAGCGGCTCGGGATCGGAGGCGATCAGCTTCTCGAAGGAGTTCTGCGACCAGGCGACGAAGCCCTCAGGCGCCTTCTTGCGGACCACCTTCCGCTTCTTCTTCGGGTCGTCGCCCGCCTTCGCCAGCGCCTTCTCGTTCTCGATGACGTGCTCGGGCGCCTGCGCCACGACGAAGCCCGCCGTGTCGAACCCGGCCCGGCCGGCCCGGCCCGCGATCTGGTGGAACTCCCGCGACCGCAGCACCCGCACCCGGCTGCCGTCGTACTTGGTCAGCGCGGTGAACAGCACCGTCCTGATGGGGACGTTCACACCGACGCCCAGGGTGTCGGTGCCGCAGATGACCTTCAGCAGCCCCGCCTGCGCCAGCTTCTCCACCAGTCGCCGGTACTTCGGCAGCATCCCGGCGTGGTGCACGCCGATGCCGTGCCGCACATAGCGGGAGAGGTTGCGGCCGAACGCGGTGGTGAAGCGGAAGTTGCCGATCAGATCGGCGATCCGGTCCTTCTCCTCGCGCGTGCACATGTTGATGCTCATCAGCGACTGCGCCCGCTCGACCGCCTGGGCCTGGGTGAAGTGCACGATGTAGACGGGCGCCTGCTTCGTCTCCAGCAGCTCCGTCAGCGTCTCGGTGATCGGCGTCGTGACGTACTCGTACGACAGCGGCACCGGGCGGGTCGCCGAGCGGACCACCGCCGTCTGGCGGCCCGTCCGGCGGGTCAGGTCCTCCTCGAACATCGACACGTCGCCGAGCGTCGCCGACATCAGCACGAACTGCGCCTGCGGCAGCTCCAGCAGCGGGATCTGCCAGGCCCAGCCGCGGTCGGGCTCCGCGTAGAAGTGGAACTCGTCCATCACGACCTGGCCGACGTCGGCGTCCCTGCCGTCCCGCAGTGCGATCGACGCCAGCACCTCGGCGGTGCAGCAGATCACCGGGGCGTCCGCGTTCACCGACGCGTCGCCCGTCAGCATGCCGACGTTCTCCGTGCCGAAGAGCTTGCACAGGTCGAAGAACTTCTCGGAGACCAGCGCCTTGATCGGCGCGGTGTAGAACGTGACCTCGTCCCGGGCCAGCGCCGCGAAGTGCGCGCCCGCCGCGACCAGGCTCTTGCCGGAGCCGGTGGGCGTCGACAGGATGACGTTCGCCCCCGACACGACCTCGATCAGGGCCTCCTCCTGAGCCGGGTAGAGCGTGATGCCCTGACCCTCGGCCCATGAGGAGAAGGACTCGAAGAGGGCGTCTGGGTCGGCGTCGGGCGGAAGCTGATCGATGAGGGTCACGCCCCCATCTTGCCTGCCTTCTCCCCGGATGAGGGAACCGCCCGGCAACCCGAAGATCACGAACGGTACGCTGACCTGTCAACTCATGGGCGGCACAACGGATCACGGGGCGGGGACACAGACGATGATGGGACCGGCGCACTCACTCTCCGGGGCGGCAGCCTGGCTGGGGGTGGGCGCCGCGACGGCCGCCGCCGGCCATCCGATGCCGTGGCCGGTGCTCGTCGTCGGCGCGCTGATCTGCGCGGGCGCCGCGCTGGCGCCCGACCTCGACCACAAGGCCGCCACCATCTCCCGGGCCTTCGGCCCGATATCCCGGGCGCTGTGCGAGATCGTCGACAAGCTGTCCTACGCCGTCTACAAGGCGACGAGGAAGCCCGGGGACGCGCGGCGCACCGGCGGTCACCGCACCCTCACCCACACCTGGCTCTGGGCCGTCCTCATCGGCGGCGGCGCCTCCGCGGTCGCCGTCCTCGGCGGGCGGTGGGCCGTCCTCGGTCTCCTCTTCGTGCACATGGTGCTGGCCGTCGAAGGTCTGCTGTGGCGCGCCGCCCGGGTCTCCAGCGACGTGCTGGTCTGGCTGCTGGGGGCGACCAGCGCCTGGATCCTCGCCGGCGTCCTCGACCAGCCCGGCAACGGCGCGAACTGGCTGTTCGACGCACCCGGCCAGGAGTACCTGTGGCTGGGCCTGCCCATCGTGCTCGGCGCCCTCGTCCACGACATCGGCGACGCCCTCACCGTCTCCGGCTGCCCGATCCTGTGGCCCATCCCGATCGGCCGCAAGCGCTGGTACCCGGTGGGCCCCCCGAAGGCGATCCGGTTCCGCGCGGGGAGCTGGGTGGAGCTGAAGGTGCTCATGCCCCTGTTCATGCTCCTCGGCGGTGTCGGCGGGGCCGCGGCGCTGGGCGTCATCTGACGCGGCAGGCCACGGCCCCGGCGACATGTCAGACACGCCCTAGCCGTGCCAGGACCGCCACAGCGCCGCGTACGCGCCGTCCGCGGCGACCAGCTCGTCATGGCTGCCCAGCTCGCTGATCCGGCCGTCCTCCACCACGGCGATCACATCCGCGTCGTGCGCGGTGTGCAGCCGGTGGGCGATGGCCACCACCGTGCGGCCCTCGAGGACCCGTGACAGCGAGCGCTCCAGATGCCGCGCGGCCCTCGGGTCGAGCAGCGACGTCGCCTCGTCCAGCACCAGGGTGTGCGGATCGGCCAGCACCAGCCGGGCCAGCGCGATCTGCTGCGCCTGCGCCGGGGTCAGCGCGGTGCCCCCCGAGCCGACCTCGGTGTCCAGGCCCTCGTCGAGGGCGCGGGCCCAGCCGTCCGCGTCGACCGCGCCCAGCGCCGCCCACAGCTCCGCGTCCTCGGACCCGGCGCGGGCGAGCCGCAGGTTGTCCCGCAGCGAGCCGACGAAGACATGGTGCTCCTGGTTGACCAGGGCGACGTGCTCCCGCACCCGTTCCGCCGGCATCCGGGACAGCTCGGCGGCCCCGAGCGTGACCGTGCCCGCGCGGGGCGCGTAGATCCCGGCCAGCAGCCTGCCGAGCGTCGACTTGCCCGCGCCCGAGGGGCCCACCAGGGCGAGACGGGTCCCGGGGGCGACGTCCATCGACACCCGGTGCAGCACGTCGACGCCCTCGCGGTAGCCGAAGCGGACCTCGTCGGCGCGCACCGCGCGGCCGTCCGGCCGCAGGTCCGCGTCACCGTCCCCGGCCTCGATCTCCCGCACACCCACCAGCCGCCCCAGCGACACCTGCGCCACCTGGAGCTCGTCGTACCAGCGCAGGATCAGGTTCACCGGGTCGACCATCATCTGGGCGATCAGCGCGGACGTGGTGAGCTGGCCGATCCCGATCCAGCCCTGGAGCACGAACACCCCGCCGACCATCAGCACCGAGGTGAGCACCGTCGCGTGGGTCAGGTTGATCACCGGGAAGAGTACCGAGCGCAGCGACAGCGTGTACCGCTCCCAGGCCGTCCACTCCTTGATCCGCCGGTCCGACAGGGCCACCCGGCGCTTCCCCAGCCGGTGCGCCTCCACCGTGCGGCCCGCGTCCACCGTCTCGGCGAGCACCGCCGCGACCGCGGCGTAGCCCGCCGCCTCCGACCGGTAGGCCGCGGGCGCCCGCCGGAAGTACCACCGGCAGCCGACCACCAGCAGCGGCACCGCGAACAGCACAGCGGGCGCCAGCGGCGGCGCGGTCACGGTGAGCCCGCCCAGCAGCAGGACGATCCAGAACACACCGATCGTGAGCTGCGGGACGGCCTCCCGCATCGCGTTCGCGAGCCGGTCCACGTCGGTCGTGATCCGCGACAGGAGGTCGCCCGTCCCGGCGCGCTCCAGCACCCCGGGCGGCAGACCGACCGACCGGACGAGGAAGTCCTCGCGCAGATCGGCCAGCATCCGCTCGCCCAGCATCGCCCCGCGCAGCCGCACCAGCCGCACGAACACGGCCTGGACGACCAGGGCCGCGGCGAACAGGGCCGCGGTGCGCTCCAGATGGAGGTCGCGCGCCCCGTCGGCGGCCCGCTCGACGAGCGAGCCGAGCAGCCACGGACCGGCCATCGAGGCCACCACGGCGACCGTGTTGACCCCGATGAGCACGCCGAACGCGGCGCGGTGACGCCGCACCAGCTCGCCCACGTAGGCCCGCACGGTCGCGGGCGACCCCACGGGCAGGGTGTTCGCGGTCCGGGGGGCCGCCGGATCGTACTCCGGCGGCGCCACGCCGATCATGCTGTCTCCTCGATGTCGAAGGCGTTCGGTGCCGCCGCCCCGGGGCCGCCGGGCACCGGCGAGAGCCGTTCCTCGTCGGTCTCGCGGGTGACGACGGCGCGGTAGCGCGGCTCGGTCTCCAGCAGTTCGCGGTGCGAGCCCACCGCGGCGACCTCGCCCTCGTGCAGCAGCACGACCCGGTCGGCCCGGTCCAGCAGCAGCGGCGAGGAGGTCAGCACGACCGTGGTGCGGCCGCTGCGCAGCGCCCGGACGCCCTCGGCGATCCGGGCCTCGGTGTGCGAGTCGACGGCCGAGGTCGGCTCGTCGAGCACCAGCACCCCCGGGTCCGTCACCAGCGACCGGGCGAGCGCGATGCGCTGCCGCTGCCCGCCGGAGAGCGAACGGCCCCGCTCGGTGATCGGCGCCGCCATCGGGTCGCCCTCCAGGGACGCCTGCGCCAGGGCCGCGAGCACATCGGCGCACTCGGCGGCGGCCAGCGCGTCCTCGGGCGCGACGGCGCCGGACGCGGGGACGGCGAGCAGCTCGGCGAGACTGCCCGAGAGCAGCACCGGGTCCTTGTCCTGGACCAGCACGGCGGTCCTGGCCCCGTCGAGCGGCAGGTCGTCCAGGGCGATCCCGCCGAGCAGCACCGAGGGCAGGCCGTCGGCGTCGGCCGGGTGGCCGCCCAGCCGTTCGGCGAGCCGGCCCGCCGCGTCCGGGTCGCCGCAGACGACGGCGGTCAGCGCGCCCGCGGGGGCGAGCAGCCCGCTGGCCGGGTCGTACAGGTCCCCGGAGGGCACGGCCGGTGCCGCCTCCCCGGCGGCCGGAGCGGGGGAGGCCGCCCCCGCGGTGCGCTCCAGCGCCAGCACCCGGGCGGCCCGCCGCGCCGACGGCCGGGAGAACGACCAGGCCATCGCGATCTCCTCGAAGTGCCGGAGCGGATACGCCAGCAGCATCACCGCGCTGTACACGGTGACCAGCGCGCCGACCTCGATCCGCCCGTCGCCCACCAGACCGATGCCGTACCAGACGACCCCGATCATCAGCAGGCCCGGCAGCAGCACCTGGATCCCGGAGAT is a window from the Streptomyces zhihengii genome containing:
- a CDS encoding ABC transporter ATP-binding protein, with amino-acid sequence MIGVAPPEYDPAAPRTANTLPVGSPATVRAYVGELVRRHRAAFGVLIGVNTVAVVASMAGPWLLGSLVERAADGARDLHLERTAALFAAALVVQAVFVRLVRLRGAMLGERMLADLREDFLVRSVGLPPGVLERAGTGDLLSRITTDVDRLANAMREAVPQLTIGVFWIVLLLGGLTVTAPPLAPAVLFAVPLLVVGCRWYFRRAPAAYRSEAAGYAAVAAVLAETVDAGRTVEAHRLGKRRVALSDRRIKEWTAWERYTLSLRSVLFPVINLTHATVLTSVLMVGGVFVLQGWIGIGQLTTSALIAQMMVDPVNLILRWYDELQVAQVSLGRLVGVREIEAGDGDADLRPDGRAVRADEVRFGYREGVDVLHRVSMDVAPGTRLALVGPSGAGKSTLGRLLAGIYAPRAGTVTLGAAELSRMPAERVREHVALVNQEHHVFVGSLRDNLRLARAGSEDAELWAALGAVDADGWARALDEGLDTEVGSGGTALTPAQAQQIALARLVLADPHTLVLDEATSLLDPRAARHLERSLSRVLEGRTVVAIAHRLHTAHDADVIAVVEDGRISELGSHDELVAADGAYAALWRSWHG
- a CDS encoding metal-dependent hydrolase produces the protein MMGPAHSLSGAAAWLGVGAATAAAGHPMPWPVLVVGALICAGAALAPDLDHKAATISRAFGPISRALCEIVDKLSYAVYKATRKPGDARRTGGHRTLTHTWLWAVLIGGGASAVAVLGGRWAVLGLLFVHMVLAVEGLLWRAARVSSDVLVWLLGATSAWILAGVLDQPGNGANWLFDAPGQEYLWLGLPIVLGALVHDIGDALTVSGCPILWPIPIGRKRWYPVGPPKAIRFRAGSWVELKVLMPLFMLLGGVGGAAALGVI
- a CDS encoding ABC transporter ATP-binding protein, with product MQIRDLPYLDPGEPDTRSGTRYLLWLGRGQLRGQLVTLAWGLLHFVSVMALPYGVGLAVQAVVDGSGSRLAAAGGVLAVSAVLIAVGDTMLHRTAVTNWITAAARTQQLLARKTASLGSALTRRVAAGEVVAVSTGDVEKIGWFVEGVSRFLAAAITVVLVCVGLFVYEPHLGLIVAVGVPVLALGVLPLLPRATRLADVQREKAGRATELASDTVAGLRVLRGIGGEELFLTRYRTASQEVRGAAVRSARMWSLISGIQVLLPGLLMIGVVWYGIGLVGDGRIEVGALVTVYSAVMLLAYPLRHFEEIAMAWSFSRPSARRAARVLALERTAGAASPAPAAGEAAPAVPSGDLYDPASGLLAPAGALTAVVCGDPDAAGRLAERLGGHPADADGLPSVLLGGIALDDLPLDGARTAVLVQDKDPVLLSGSLAELLAVPASGAVAPEDALAAAECADVLAALAQASLEGDPMAAPITERGRSLSGGQRQRIALARSLVTDPGVLVLDEPTSAVDSHTEARIAEGVRALRSGRTTVVLTSSPLLLDRADRVVLLHEGEVAAVGSHRELLETEPRYRAVVTRETDEERLSPVPGGPGAAAPNAFDIEETA